tatatatatatatatatatatatatatatatatttttttttttgtaatgttatggttaaaaatgttaatgttttacttgtcgtaggctcctaagtggaccataaggttaaaaaccaaaccaaattaagaaaactaaactgaaaaacaaaaaaatacaattaaaaactaagttgctccgccagagtgtctcttttgggccacttttgctggtcccaagaccggataaaggaggagggttggaattgtgacataaaaaaaaacaagaattgacagaagaaagttcatttgtagttctaaatatatttagggtgtgttttactcacttcttgtctctcccacggagttattcctctctccaaccgcgtccatcacaattacatgatcatggcaaattatgcaaattatgtgatgacgtcatttagcgacttctagcgtcttttaggacagccaatagctactttccttactgaggagttggcaacactgctaactttaaacatcagctatctgagcagctaaccgatcgctgcagctgtacattgcccatctgtaaatagcccacccaatctaccgacctcatccccatatggtttttatttactttctgcacttttgcacaccagtatttctacttgcacatcatcatctgctcatctatcactccagtgttcatttgctaaattgtgattacttcgctactatggcctatttattgcctttttttttattccccccccccccttctattttgttattgactgtgcgcttgtttgttccatgtgtaactctgtgttgttgtttgtgttgcactgctttgctttatcttggccaggttgcagtggtgtatgagaacttgtccttaactgccttacctggttaaataaaagtgacattttaaaaaataagcaaaacatttttcttttacagaaaggggttgtagctcagtggtagagcgcatgctttgcatgtatgcggtcctgggttcaatccccagcttctccatgtttttttgcaaagacccaacttctactttccagaatgttgaaattctaagcaggaaacagagatgtgcaaaatcatttggtcttgtaatctgaagaatatgcgttcaatccctgttagtacatttatagaacagaagtggcatggttgccaacttttatggcataattttcaaaaactgaagttcatgttttcgatccctgtccgtacctgttttaagaattgctggtatcatttcattgtagtttcaatggagtggtgtatataaaaagtacattgtattaatagttcacccctccgcttccagactgtatatgaatgtgggaagccgccgctggctgatcccgccctggcttacatttaaaaaaaaaaacacacaattaacctgaattagggccagactagttaccatcattttctcacattgccattgaaagttttttctattgtctctttttggtccatttagattgttaatgtagattgtatatatatatatatatatatatatatatatatatatatatatatatatatatatatatatttttttaatgttatggttaaaaatgttaatgttttacttgtcgtaggctcctaagtggaccataaggttaaaaaccaaaccaaattaagaaaactaaactgaaaaacaaaaaaatacaattaaaaactaagttgctccgccagagtgtctcttttgggccacttttgctggtcccaagcccggataaaggaggagggttggaattgtgacataaaaaaaaacaagaatcgacagaagaaagttcatttgtagttctaaatatatttagggtgtgttttactcacttcttgtctctcccacggagttattcctctctccaaccgcgtccatcacaattacatgatcatggcaaattatgcaaattatgtgatgacgtcatttagcgacttctagcgtcttttaggacagccaatagctactttccttactgaggagttggcaacactgctaactttaaacatcagctatctgagcagctaaccgatcgctgcagctgtacattgcctatctgtaaatagcccacccaatctaccgacctcatccccatatggtttttatttactttctgcacttttgcacaccagtatttctacaagcacatcatcatctgctcatctatcactccagtgttcatttgctaaattgtgattacttcgctactatggcctatttattgccttttttttttatttccccccccccccccttctattttgttattgactgtgcgcttgtttgttccatgtgtaactctgtgttgttgtttgtgttgcactgctttgctttatcttggccaggtcacagtggtgtatgagaacttgtccttaactgccttacctggttaaataaaggtgacattttaaaaaataagcaAAACATCTTTCTTTTGCAGAAAGGggttgtagctcagtggtagagcgcatgctttgcatgtatgcggtcctgggttcaatccccagcttctccatgtttttttgcaaagacccaacttctactttccagaatgttgaaattctaagcaggaaacagagatgtgcaaaatcatttggtcttgtaatctgaagaatatgcgttcaatccctgttagtacatttatagaacagaagtggcatggttgccaacttttatggcatcattttcaaaaactgaagttcatgttttcgatccctgtccgtacctgttttaagaattgctggtatcatttcattgtagtttcaatggagtggtgtatataaaaagtacattgtattaatagttcacccctccgcttccagactgtatatgaatgtgggaagccgccgctggctgatcccgccctggcttacattttttttaaaaacacattaaaaaaaaaaaaacacaataccatcattttctcacattgccattgaaagttttttctattgtctctttttggtccatttagattgttaatgtagattgtatagaattatttatttttatgttatggttaaaaatgttaatgttttactgtgacttgtcgtaggctcctaagtggaccataaggttaaaaaccaaaccaaattaagaaaactaaactgaaaaacaaagaaatacaattaaaaactaagttgctccgccagagtgtctcttttgggtcacttttgctggtcccaagcccggatttgtttgttccatgtgtaactctgtgttgttgtttgtgttgcactgctttgctttatcttggccaggtcgtagtgGTGTAGGAGAACTTGTCCTTAACCCTCCCGTTGTCCTCCTATTATGCCTAGCACACAGTGTCCCCCCGGGTCACCCTGTCCCGTCTTGGCTAAAGGCCCAGTGGGCACAAGTTTGACAGTATGCGTGTGAACagcctttgcagatgtatttcttacACCTGCAGCACGCGGTGTAGGTCTTGGCGTCCTTCTTGGGTGGGCAGAGCTGACACCTCTTCCTCTTACTCGCCACCGGCGGGGCGGCTGGGGCGGCGGCGGCCGGGCCAGCGGCTTGCTCCCGGGCTGGCGGACGAGCCTCGGCGGTGGCACTCTGTAGGACTTTGACAAGTGCGGACGCGGCTTGGGTGCGGGGGAGACGCTGCCTTCTTTGTATCAAGGGCTTCACGAGTGCCTTTccgagctgctccaggaacaccctcctcttgttccgcttCCCAGGCATCCAGTCGGGCTTGATCTCTCGCCATATGACAAAGGCGTTGTAGGAGGACACGTCGAGGATGttgtggaagatgaccaggggccagcgggcgGTCATCCGTCTGCAGCTGTAGGTCCCGACCACCTTGTCTAGGTTGTCCACGCCGCCCTTGTTGCAGTTGTAGTCTAGGATGAGGGCCGGCTTCCGGTCGCGGCGATCGCTAACGTCGGGCTCCGCGTGCAGCGTGCTCAGAAGTAGCACGTTCTTATTTCTCTTTGCCAGGTAGGACACTAGAGTGGCGGTGGGCGTGAAGGCGAACCTGGAGGACAGGACCTGTCTGCCCTTTGACTGGAGCAGCGCGGGCGGGAGCTCGGCCTTGTTCTTTCTCACCGTGCCCACCATGGTGAGGTTCCTCTCGAGGAGCCGCTGGCCCAGTTCGTAGgaggtgaagaaattgtcacacGTGACGTTGTGACCGCCCGGCAGTCCCTCGGTCAGATCGAGGACGACGCGGGCGCCCTGGTTCTTCTCGGGGCCTCCGCCGGCCGCCTTGCCGGTgtagacttgcatcttccaagcgtaGCTGGACTTGGCGTCGCAGGCCACCCACGACTTGATGCCGTATTTGGCCGGCTTGCTGGGAATGTACTGTCGGAAAGGACAGCGTCCTTTCggtggggagaagggaggggagaggagattagCAGCGTCATCGTTAAAGCGGGGACACTGCGTTTAtgttacacaaatcaaatcaaatgtatttatatagcccttcgtacatcagctgatatctcaaagtgctgtacagaaacccagcctaaaaccccaaacagcaagcgatgcaggtgtagaagcacggagcCGCCGCCGCCGCCGCCTCCGCCGCCGCCGCTACTGCGGATTGCTACTACTGCCCATTGCTACTACTGCCCACGCTACTAGTGCTACCTCTCTATGctacacgcacatacacagatACATAGACGGTACCTCTGAACGGGACCAGTTGTTCGTCCACCGTCAGGTCGGGCCCCGGGTTGTAGAGGGCCGGCAGCCGCTCCTCCCACAGGTCCCATACCTCTCTTATGGCCGCCAGTCTGTCGGTGGCGAGTCTGGCGGGTCTCGACTGGCGGTCGTCGAATCGCAGCAGCCTCGAGTACTTGTGAAACACCTTGAGCGGCATGGTGGCGCGGAACACGGTCCTGCCGCTCTCGGCGTCCCACAGGCTGGCCGCGGCCTCGCCTCGGGACCTGTAGACGCCGGCTAGGATCAGCAGCCCTACGTAGGCGCGCAGGTCGGTGGAGTCCATGGGTCGCCAGCCGTCGCCGTATTTTCTCACCCCCTGCAGATTTGTCATGTCCACAATGATCCTTTCTATCGCCGGTGTGACAAACAGCCGGAAGGCGGACTCGATGTCGAGCGCTCGCGACGCGGCGTAGGCCGTGGGGCCCGGCGTCACGACGGAGCCGGGGCGGCGGATGGCGCGGGGCCGGTCCGGGCCGCGATAGGCCACGGAGGACCATTTGATTTTGCCGTTCTTTGACAGCAACGTCTCCCTTTGGGCTCGGGCGGCTGCCGCCGcgtcctctctgtctcgctctggctctctggctctgtctcgatctggctctctgtctcgctctcgctctctgtctggctctgtgtctcgctctcgggCAGCGGCCgtgtctccctctcgctcttcctccGAAGAGGAGCACGACCGTGAGGCCGAGTCGTCGTCGTCGTAGTCGTCCGCATCACGCTCGGGGTTGTATTCCTCACCGTCTTCATCTTCCGAAACGTCCTCCTCTTCGGATTCCAAGTAGTCTTCCTCGTCTTCTTGGTCGACACTGGAGGATATCTGTTCCAGGACCTGAGCCGCGCTCAAACAAGGACTGCGAGGCGTCGTAGGCGGAGGGCTCGCGCTCGGCGGGGACGTATTCCTCCTCATCATCGTCCTCATCATAGTCCTcatcttcttctgcttcttcttcttcttcttcttcttcttctctttcttcctcttcttcttcctgacAATATTAGTAGCCTCTGTACAGCCGGCTTACAGTCGTAGGCGGAGGGCTCACGCTCGGCGGGGTCGTATTCCTCCTCGTCGTTGTcctcgtcttcttcttcttcttccttcttcttccttcttcttcttcttcttccttcttcttcctGACAATATTAGTAGCCTCTCTACGGCGGCCTTACAGTGGCCACGTGAATGGGACGAGGCACGCGAACGGACGAGGCGCGCGGTCGGCCCTGCCTGCTCCTTCGGACCCTTCGGCCCGTCCGGTACGCTTGGCTGGCCTCCTCGTGTGATTGCAACGAGGTCTTGCACTGAGTTCTTGTGGACAAGTGGTGCCAGGGTCACTCTGACCCGGCCCAGACACAGGGGAACAACTCGTAACACAGGGCCAGGGTCACTCTGACCCAGACCAGACAGTGGTAGGAGGGTTACAACATAAACCTTGCTAACGCTGCCGGGGTCACTCTGACCCACACAGACAGGGGGGGGAATCAACTCGTAACTCTGCCCGGGGTCACTATGACCCGGCCCAGACAGGGGTAGGGTATTGTAACAACAACCATACCCAAAAGGCACAATTTCCACAACCAAAGGAAGGCAGTGTAGCAGGGGGGGCGTTTTTAGAATCAATACCCAAACTCACAAGGGGCCCAAGGGGGGCCCGGGGAGGGCAGTACGCACACAGGGCCCTTGCCCGGAATGTGGCGGGTGTCAATTCTGGGGCAGGACCTTTGACTAGTGTCCACCAGATGGTAGTGTTGGGTCACTATGACCCAGCCCAGACAGTGGTAGGAGGGTTACGACATACACCTTGATAAGGCTGCCAGGGTCACTCTGACCCACACAGACACGGGGAATCAACTCGTAACTCTGCCCGGGGTCACTCTGACGTCACTATGATCCCGCCCACCTTGCTGTTTGACTAGTATCCACCAGGTGGTAGTGTTGGGTCACTATGACCCGGCCCAGACAGGGGTAGGAGGGTTACAACATACACCTTGCTAAGGCTGCCAGGGTCTCTCTGACCCACACAGACACGGGTGATCAACTCGTAACCCTGCCCGGGGTCACTCTGACCCACACAGACACGGGGGATCAACTCGTAACCCTGCCCGGGGTCACTCTGACCCGCCGagacaacaggagggttaactggcttacctggttaaataaaggtgacatttaaaaaaataagcaacATTTATTTCTTTCCcagaaaggggatgtagctcagtggtagagcgcatgctttgcatgtatgaggtcctgggttcaatccctagcttctccatgtttttttgcaaagacccaacttctactttccagaatgttgaaattctaagcaggaaacagagatttGCAAAATAATttggtcttgtaatctgaagaatatgcgttcaatccctgttagtacatttatagaacagaagtggcatggttgccaacttttatggcatcattttcaaaaactgaagttcatgttttcgatccctgtccgtacctgttttaagaattgctgctatcatttcattgtagtttcaatggagtggtgtatataaaaagtacattgtattaatagttCACCCCTCCGCTTCCAGACTGGATATGAATGTGGaaagccgccgctggctgatcccgccctggcttacatttaaaaaaaaacacaattaacctgaattagggccagactagttaccatcattttctcacattgccattgaaagttttttctattgtctctttttggtccatttagattgttaatgtagattgtatagaatgatttatttttatgttatggttaaaaatgttaatgttttactgtgacttgtcgtaggctcctaactggaccataaggttaaaaaccaaaccaaattaagaaaactaaactgaaaaacaaaaaaatacaattaaaaactaagttgctccgccagagtgtctcttttgggtcacttttgctggtcccaagcccggataaagtaggagggttggaattgtgacataaaaaaaacaagaatcgacagaagaaagttcatttgtagttctaaatatatttagggtattttttactcactttttgtctctcccctGGAGTTGTTCCTCTCTCCaacagcgtccatcacaattacatgatcatgggcaattatgcaaattaggtgatgacgtcatttagagACTTCTAGCGTCTTTTAGGGCAGGGATTATACCAGGAGAAATAGAGTGAAAGATAGTATAGAGGCTGAGTGGAGCAGCAGCTGTGGAAGTCCATCAATAGACCAAGAAGCTTAATCGCATATCGTTAATTGGAGCGGGGGAGGAAAGTGGAGAAAAGTCGAAGAAGGCTTTAGATGAAGGGCTCTCCCAACTCCTACCCTGTGTGACACCCGTAAAAAGGTGACCCCAAAATCGAAAATAGATAGAAGACCGGAGGACAACCAGAGTCAGAATGGGCCTTCCCAACCATACATTGGAATAGCGTGCAAAAATTACGAGTCTTTCTCCAGCGGCTGGAGAAATCGTTCCTGGCAGGCTAGTGCGGGGAGGTAAAGGAGGGGCCCTCTAGTAGGGCCTCTTCAGCCCCTACTTGTGCGACACCTGACAGGGGTGGTTCAATATCTGTATGTTAGTGCTCAGACTTACATGCTAGGGTTGAGTGGGATGCGGCTTGCCGAGAGTTAACATTACATGGAGATGGGCGTCCAGTGGTGTACTACCAAGTCTCAGGTTCGCCTGAGTACGGGACTCTACACGACATGGTGGGAGCTCTCTCCACGCTTCTCGGAGCATGAAGTGGAATGGTATGTGAATAACGATTAGCTGGCGCTACCAGGCCTCACATGGAAGTGTGTTTGTCTCCTCTACGTTCAGAGACTCGAGGTGGAGACAACCCATGGGCCCCGTGGGTTGGGACACTGCACAGTGCAAGACATTCAGTCCTTGGCAGGCTAATGTGAGGAGGTAAGGGAGGGGACCTCCAGTAGGGCCTCTTCAACCCCTACTGACAGGATGTCTGACGAGGACAAATCGAGCTGCCTTAGGCAGGCTGATGtggggagctggagagagggctCGCATGGCTGGTTTGTGTGGGGTCCGCTGTTTCCTTCCCGTATGAAGTCTGGCAGAGACAGAGCGAAAGGTCTCTAACATGTTAGTGCAGGGAGGTAAGGGAGGAGCCCTCTAGTAGGGTTCTTTCAACTCCTACCTGTAGGTCACCAACCTCAGGTGTCGATAACATGAAAACTAGAGCTACCTCGGTACCGGTCTGTTGTAAGGAGGGTTTTGCAGAGGGTGAGGGCTACTGATCGCTAACGGGATGGAGTAGTTGGTCCTGGAATATGTGGAGTATGGGGCTTTCCGCTAAGCATGAAAATGTGTTGGTGGTTACAACCAACTCAATGATTTACAGTAGAGCTCTTGGACACGAAGCCTGTTCCCCTAGACAGGCAGCCAATCAGAGAACGATGGCTTAAACCCCAGCTCCGGCTGGGTGGGGAGGTCCAAGATAATTGGGAACGGCTGAGTAAGCGTTCTGCGGTGTCAGTCTGATCACAGAAAGCTGTGACGAAACAAGAGATTTGCGTCCCCTACTTGCTCGGACAGCTCCAATTGAATTGAACGCTGCCCGCTGAGAGTGAACATTAAATGGGGATGGTCTGTGTCCAGCGGTTACGTACTACCAGGTCTCAGGTTCGCCTGAGTCGGGACTCTACACGTCATGGTGGGGGTTCTCTCCACGCTCTTCGGAGTATGAAGTGGAATGGCATGTGACTGACCATTAGCTGGCACTACCAGGCCTCAGGCTTGCCTGAGAGCGGGACCTCACACATTATAGGTGTGTTTGTCCCCCCTGCATTCGGAGACTCAAGGTGGAGAATTCTCATAGGCCCCGCGGTGATAGGGCATTGCAAGGAGGCTCGTGCCCTATGTATTCGGGGCATGAGAGTCGAGGGCAGTGTGGTGTCACCAGTAGTACCTGCTCGTCAGGGAAGGCGGGACACTATACCTGCAATTGACACCTCCACAGCCGATGATTCGCCGCAGGACCCGCCTATAGACAGCCCGGGTCtgtaataacatattaacacATGTAATAATgcattcactgactgttgtctgCCTGTGGCCTAACCATGCAATTATGGCTTGCAATCTGTGTCATAACCTACCCCTCTCCCTGTTTCCTGTATATACTAACTGCACTGGAAACCCCCCACACAGGTGGCTGACTAAGATAACATACACACTGAAActcataaacagacacacactcaaaccATCTTTGGGATGGGCTccaaagacaaagaactctgtcGAGAACCATTGGGATACTGACACCAGGCTGGAGGGGACTGTCTATCACCTACAAGCAACCTACCAGAAGCCAGGACTACCagaatctacctacgtcatttcaatgtataaaATGAACTGCACATCATGTTTTAGCTCTCTTCTTCCGATAGTTCCCTAAGAGCTAGACGAACGGGGCCGTGCAGCACGCTTTGCCAGATATCATTACGCTTGAATAAACGGCCTTTACTATACCTtatccgccttgtccagagtctcaACTTGGTCTCGTTTCTCATATACCTATTCATCAACAGGTCCCACTGGGCACGGTCTTATGAAGAAATTCGATGAAGCGAGCTTACCGGAGCATTTGCACTCTAATCACCTACGGGGTGACTGTGGCCACCTCACGGAAGTGAGGAATATCGATATCGCGAAGGTTGAAAAAGTGGTACCTATGGCTCGTCCAGGAGGGCTGACTGGGCAAGGAAATTATGAAAGAGGAAGTCCTTTTTCTGCTGCTTCAAGTCCAGGCCCGGTTGATGGTGTCGCTAGTAATTGCGACGGGAATTTGAGGTTTAAGTCTCTGCAAGTACTGCGCAGCACGAGATGTTGGCCAGGTGTAAAAGCCCTCTGTAAAAGTCCCTGGGGGGGTTAGTCCTGGGGATACTGATGCGCAGTATATAATTTGCAGAACAGACTCTAGCGATACCGCTGGCGTGACTCAACTGGGTTTCCAATTGAGGACATCCGACCGCAGCGTGCATACATCCCTGAGTTGTGCCGTAACCCGGCTGTGTTCTCTCACGTAAGTGAGGGAGCTCAACAAAGGCAGTGTGTTGACGAAGGGCTGCACTATGACTCTCTTAAGGTAGCCATGCCTTGTCATCTAATTAGTGACGCCCATGAATAGATGAACGAGATTCCCATTGTCCCTACCTACTATCTAGCGAAACCACAGCCAAGGGAACGGGCTTGGCGGAATCAGAGGGAAAAGAAGACCCTGTTGAGCTTGACTCTAGTCTggcactgtgaagagacatgagaGGTGTAGAataagtgggaggccccggtcgCCAGTGAAATACCTCCACAACCACCACACCAGGGCACCCACACTTAACTGCAGCAACTTTAAGATACGCTATTGGAGCTGGAATTACCGCGGCTGCTGGCACCAGACTTGCCCTCCAATGGATCCTCGTTAAAGGATTTAAAGTGTACTCATTCCAATTACAGGGCCTCGAAAGAGTCCTGTATTGTTATTTTTCGTCACTACCTCCCCGAGTCGGGAGTGGGTAATTTGCGTGCCTGCTGCCTTCCTTGAATGTGGTAGCCGTTTCTCAGGCAGACATTCGAATGAGACGTCACCGCCACAAAGGGCGTGCAATCGGCTCGAGGTTATGTAGAGTCACCAAAGCGGCCGGGGCAACCGAGATTGGCCCGCATGGGTTTTGGGTCTGATAAATGCACGCATCCCCGAAGGTCAGCGCTCGTTGGCATGTATTAGCTCTAGAATTGCCACAGTTATCCAAGTAACGTTGGAGCGATCAAAGGAACCATAACTGATTTAATGAGCCATTCGCGGTTTCACTGTACCGGCCGTGTGTACATGGCTTAATCTTTGAGACAAGCATATGCTACCGGCAGGATCAACCAGGTAGCAACTCACAAGATAGAGGTTGTACCTGAGCACACTAAGCAAAGAACAATCAGGGACCGGTCCTATCCCGTTAGGGGAGGAGGCCCTGGTGCATTCCACCGTGCGCCCAGCGGGAGGCCCTGAACTGCCCATGGCCGTAGCCACAGGTGCCGGGGCTCTGCTCGAGAGGTCTCTTGTCTAGCTGGAGGGTCCGTTCGGAACGCCATCAACTGGGCAAAAAGAACCACAACCTTGACCAGACCACATGGGTCAGCCGGGTAGGTCCACTCTAAATACAGGGTTTGAGAATATGTGTCTCTGGCGCCGATGCGTTACGGGATGACCATCACCACATGCATCGCAGCCTGGGTGTGTCACTCCCCGCACCGGAACACCAATGTAGGGCCACTGGGTAAGACGGGTCGGCTGGATCCCGCACAGACGGGACGTGGCTGGAGCGTATCGAAATATGGGATAAACCGTCTCCGAAAGGGGCTCCCCCAATAGAGGCCAATCCACATGGGGCGGGAGGAACCGTCCATCAGAACACCAGCCAAAGGCCGGCCGATAGGGGCCCTCCCAGGTGGAAAATGAATGCAAATCGGTCAGAGTGAATTCCCGCACCGTGAACCAAGAGGGGGACTGGACTGGAGAGCTAGCCCTCACCGGGACTAAACAAAatgactaccgtaatcagaatgatgggaagtttgagcgcgctcgatttacgtcacattatgtgacggtgctcagttttttggcgggaaaaatccataaattagccgcatcattgtataaaccgcaagttttttttgttgttgatattaaTTAATTTATTAGTTCTTTCCTTGGGTAcagctcagcccccccccccccccccccaagtgtttgacggtagatttaGGTTGTCTATTTTTTTTAGTTCTCACTGTTCCTTTTCACTGTTATGATTTGCAAGAGACATGTTACGGGTCTTGTTTCCATCCTCCCTAGATTGCAGggccaaagggattcgtaacaaagaggtaaaatatatagtgaaaaaaatagtggtcctaaaacggtaCCTTGAGCTACACTGAAATTTACAGtagatttgtcagaggacaaaccatccacagaggctaactgatatctttccgacagataagatctaaaccaggccagaacttgtccttgtagaccaatttgggtttccaatctctccaaaagaatgtggtgatcgatggtatcgaaagcagcactaaggtctaggagcacgaggacagatgcagagcctcggtctgacgccattaaaaggtaatttaccaccttcacaagtgcagtctcagtgctatgatggggtctaaaaccagactgaagcgtttcgtataagttgtttgtcttcaggatagcagtgagttgctgcgcaacagcttttaaatttttttttgaaAGCAATGGGAAatttgatataggccgatagtttttcaaatattttctgggtcaaggtttggctttttcaagagaggctttatttctgccacttttagtgagtttggtacacatccggtggatagagagacatttattatgttcaacataggagggccaagcacaggaagcagctctttcagtagtttagttggaatagggtccagtatgcagcttgaaggtttagaggacactattattttcatcattgtgtcaagagatatagtactaaaacacttgataGTCTCCCTCAATCCTAGGTCCTTGCAGAGTTGtgtagactcaggacaactgagctttggaggaatacatAGATGTATTAAAGAGGA
Above is a genomic segment from Oncorhynchus clarkii lewisi isolate Uvic-CL-2024 chromosome 33, UVic_Ocla_1.0, whole genome shotgun sequence containing:
- the LOC139392536 gene encoding LOW QUALITY PROTEIN: piggyBac transposable element-derived protein 4-like (The sequence of the model RefSeq protein was modified relative to this genomic sequence to represent the inferred CDS: inserted 2 bases in 1 codon), yielding MGQSVLRDGRTPFERESGSDPRIRSGGDGRREASSAAVVPTCFKETTIVPVPKNNKLDTKLRALGLDTTCNGIPPLRLRRSKDRTKAQRDLLSPLLYSLFTHNSIIKFSDDTTVVSLITNYDKSAYKSKDIYSKRCLRKARSIIKYPTHPSHELFTPLGCLLLNGESLRYKPATQQHGSDPGSVSKVYVVTLLPLSGLGQSDPGPVLRVVPLCLGRVRVTLAPLVHKNSVQDLVAITRGGQPSEEEGRRRRRRKKKEEEEEDEDNDEEEYDPAEREPSAYDCKPAVQRLLIXCQEEEEEEREEEEEEEEEAEEDEDYDEDDDEEEPRSPCLSAAQVLEQISSSVDQEDEEDYLESEEEDVSEDEDGEEYNPERDADDYDDDDSASRSCSSSEEEEDAAAAARAQRETLLSKNGKIKWSSVAYRGPDRPRAIRRPGSVVTPGPTAYAASRALDIESAFRLFVTPAIERIIVDMTNLQGVRKYGDGWRPMDSTDLRAYVGLLILAGVYRSRGEAAASLWDAESGRTVFRATMPLKVFHKYSRLLRFDDRQSRPARLATDRLAAIREVWDLWEERLPALYNPGPDLTVDEQLVPFRGRCPFRQYIPSKPAKYGIKSWVACDAKSSYAWKMQVYTGKAAGGGPEKNQGARVVLDLTEGLPGGHNVTCDNFFTSYELGQRLLERNLTMVGTVRKNKAELPPALLQSKGRQVLSSRFAFTPTATLVSYLAKRNKNVLLLSTLHAEPDVSDRRDRKPALILDYNCNKGGVDNLDKVVGTYSCRRMTARWPLVIFHNILDVSSYNAFVIWREIKPDWMPGKRNKRRVFLEQLGKALVKPLIQRRQRLPRTQAASALVKVLQSATAEARPPAREQAAGPAAAAPAAPPVASKRKRCQLCPPKKDAKTYTACCRCKKYICKGCSHAYCQTCAHWAFSQDGTG